Proteins encoded together in one Desulfurispira natronophila window:
- a CDS encoding succinate dehydrogenase/fumarate reductase iron-sulfur subunit, whose amino-acid sequence MKLTLYVWRQKDATSEGKLEQYKANHVSPDMSFLEMLDVVNEDLLKQGIEPIAFDHDCREGICGTCSQVINGVPHGPEEKTTACQLHMRSFKDGDSIYIEPWRAKAFPVIRDLVVDRNALDKLIESGGYVSVSTGGVPDGNAIPIPKVDADNAMDAAECIGCGACVAGCPNGSAMLFVSAKVSHLAHLPQGRVEASQRVQNMTSTMKELGFGNCTNHYECEASCPKGVNVRFIAKLNREYLKSYVK is encoded by the coding sequence ATGAAACTGACTCTCTACGTATGGCGCCAAAAGGATGCCACTTCCGAAGGGAAGCTTGAACAATATAAGGCGAATCATGTCAGCCCTGACATGTCATTTCTGGAAATGCTGGACGTTGTCAACGAGGATTTGCTAAAGCAGGGAATTGAGCCGATTGCCTTTGACCATGATTGTCGTGAAGGTATTTGCGGTACCTGCTCCCAGGTAATTAACGGTGTCCCCCATGGGCCTGAAGAAAAAACCACCGCCTGCCAGTTGCATATGCGCAGCTTTAAAGATGGTGACAGTATCTATATTGAGCCTTGGCGCGCTAAGGCGTTCCCTGTTATTCGTGACCTGGTAGTAGATCGCAATGCCCTTGACAAGCTTATTGAGTCTGGAGGCTATGTTTCAGTAAGCACAGGTGGTGTACCTGATGGTAATGCGATTCCAATACCTAAGGTTGATGCAGATAACGCCATGGACGCAGCTGAGTGTATAGGTTGCGGTGCATGCGTAGCTGGGTGTCCTAATGGATCGGCTATGCTTTTTGTCAGTGCCAAAGTATCCCATTTGGCCCACCTCCCTCAGGGGCGGGTTGAGGCCTCTCAACGTGTGCAGAATATGACCAGCACCATGAAAGAGCTTGGCTTTGGCAATTGCACCAATCACTATGAATGTGAAGCATCTTGCCCCAAAGGTGTTAATGTGCGCTTTATTGCCAAACTTAATCGCGAATACCTTAAGTCGTACGTTAAGTAG